In Prosthecochloris sp. GSB1, the following proteins share a genomic window:
- a CDS encoding glutamine synthetase III family protein, with protein sequence MEKAKAVSSYFGSMTFDQKVMRKKLPKEVFLALQKTIEAGNSLSEEIAGAVAHGMKEWAMENGATHYTHWFQPMTGATAEKHDAFLTMDKDGSPIERFSGGQLIQGEPDASSFPSGGMRTTFEARGYTAWDPTSPAFLMKGGKGLTLCIPTVFISYHGEALDEKTPLLRSMDAVSRSAIKLLNILGVEGVSRVNTYAGAEQEYFLVDKKFYSMRPDLVMSGRTLLGAMPPKGQQLEDHYFGSIPNRVLEFMQEVEEELYLLGIPAKTRHNEVAPHQFEIAPIFERANIAADHNLLVMEIMRRVAEKKGFALLMHEKPFAGINGSGKHNNWSIGTAEGINLLEPGDTPESNIQFLVFLVAVLKGVYKRGDVLRASIASIGNDHRLGANEAPPAVVTVFLGELLEKVLDAIESGKVDFATEKQVLNLGLAHLPILNKDYTDRNRTSPFAFTGNKFEFRAVGSSQPIAIPNMALNTLMAEAISELAGEIQAKIDAGADRDAAILEVLREEIKATRAVRYQGDNYSDDLQMAASDRGLPNLKNTPQAMRVLTVQSTRDMFNDFCVLSPEELDARLNTRLERYVKGIDIEVRTLQLMLKTFVIPNVSEYQGEIADSFNALVDASERIGVGSKALKSQGDHLKGLAESLSELIDLTAELDAVIARLEELGEGFDAADYCADVVLPTMERVRSVADRLEFMVDRSKWALPTYSEMLFEH encoded by the coding sequence TTGGAAAAAGCAAAGGCAGTTTCGTCTTATTTCGGTTCGATGACCTTCGACCAGAAGGTGATGCGAAAAAAACTTCCCAAGGAGGTTTTTCTCGCGTTGCAGAAGACTATAGAGGCAGGTAACAGTCTCTCGGAAGAGATCGCCGGAGCGGTAGCGCACGGCATGAAGGAATGGGCCATGGAAAACGGCGCCACGCATTATACACACTGGTTTCAGCCGATGACCGGCGCTACGGCCGAGAAGCACGACGCTTTCCTGACGATGGACAAGGACGGTTCTCCTATCGAACGCTTTTCCGGAGGCCAGCTTATCCAGGGCGAACCCGACGCGTCGAGTTTCCCGTCAGGGGGCATGAGGACCACCTTCGAGGCGAGGGGCTATACTGCATGGGATCCCACCAGCCCGGCGTTTCTCATGAAAGGCGGCAAGGGATTGACTCTCTGCATTCCGACGGTGTTTATTTCCTATCATGGCGAGGCGCTCGACGAAAAAACCCCGCTGCTGCGTTCGATGGACGCTGTCAGCCGTTCGGCCATCAAACTTCTCAATATTCTCGGAGTTGAAGGCGTCAGCCGCGTCAACACCTACGCCGGCGCCGAACAGGAGTATTTCCTGGTCGACAAGAAATTCTATTCGATGCGCCCCGACCTTGTCATGAGCGGGCGCACGCTGCTCGGTGCCATGCCGCCGAAAGGCCAGCAGCTCGAGGACCATTACTTCGGATCGATTCCCAACAGGGTGCTCGAATTCATGCAGGAAGTCGAGGAAGAACTCTACCTTCTCGGTATTCCGGCAAAGACTCGCCACAACGAGGTCGCCCCACACCAGTTCGAGATCGCTCCGATTTTCGAGCGCGCGAATATCGCCGCGGACCACAACCTGCTGGTGATGGAAATCATGCGCCGTGTCGCGGAGAAGAAAGGTTTTGCCCTGCTTATGCACGAAAAGCCTTTTGCCGGCATCAACGGTTCGGGCAAGCACAACAACTGGTCCATCGGCACCGCCGAAGGCATAAACCTGCTGGAACCGGGAGACACTCCCGAATCGAACATCCAGTTCCTCGTGTTTCTCGTGGCTGTCCTGAAAGGCGTCTACAAGCGCGGCGACGTGCTGAGGGCTTCGATCGCCAGCATCGGCAACGATCACCGTCTCGGCGCCAACGAGGCTCCACCGGCCGTCGTTACCGTGTTTCTCGGCGAACTGCTCGAGAAAGTGCTCGACGCCATTGAAAGCGGCAAGGTCGATTTCGCAACCGAAAAACAGGTTCTGAACCTCGGCCTGGCGCATCTGCCGATTCTCAACAAGGATTACACCGATCGCAACCGTACCTCGCCGTTCGCCTTTACCGGCAACAAGTTCGAGTTCAGGGCCGTGGGTTCCTCGCAGCCCATCGCGATCCCGAACATGGCGCTCAATACCCTGATGGCCGAAGCCATCAGCGAGCTTGCCGGTGAAATCCAGGCGAAAATCGATGCGGGCGCCGACCGGGATGCAGCCATCCTGGAGGTGCTTCGCGAGGAGATCAAGGCGACCAGGGCAGTGCGTTACCAGGGCGACAACTACAGCGATGACCTGCAGATGGCGGCTTCCGACCGGGGACTTCCGAATCTGAAGAACACGCCGCAGGCGATGAGGGTGCTGACCGTGCAGAGCACCCGAGACATGTTCAACGATTTCTGCGTGCTTTCACCCGAAGAACTCGATGCACGGCTCAATACCCGTCTGGAACGCTACGTCAAGGGCATCGACATCGAGGTGCGCACCCTGCAGCTCATGCTGAAAACCTTCGTTATTCCCAACGTATCGGAATACCAGGGTGAAATCGCCGATTCCTTCAACGCGCTTGTCGATGCCTCCGAGCGGATAGGGGTTGGCTCGAAAGCCCTGAAGAGCCAGGGTGATCATCTCAAGGGGCTCGCCGAAAGCCTGTCCGAGCTTATCGACCTGACGGCCGAGCTCGATGCGGTCATCGCCAGGCTCGAAGAACTCGGCGAAGGATTCGACGCGGCTGACTACTGTGCTGACGTCGTCCTGCCGACCATGGAGAGGGTTCGCTCGGTTGCCGACAGGCTTGAATTCATGGTCGACCGCAGCAAATGGGCGCTGCCGACCTATTCCGAAATGCTTTTCGAGCACTGA
- a CDS encoding type III pantothenate kinase, which yields MKTRALIVEIGNSVTELAVFENSSRSASLKAATAGFSDVRCVDRVLSGLFSECHGITDAAVCSVVPALTDLFLSRLAGRLSGSVLEISCALSLPFTLDYRPPEAFGADRLALCAHVRHSWPKEAVIALDIGTAMTCDVVSSSGDYLGGMILPGIDLMTSALHDRTAKLPKVDISGPAPILGRSTEECIRSGVFWGAVKQAEGLVSVVRRFLVKEQGVTSFRVLATGGSCRLIASAMEDPPEIDEDAVLNGARVLMEMNMGKC from the coding sequence ATGAAGACGCGAGCGCTTATCGTCGAGATCGGCAACTCGGTAACCGAACTCGCCGTTTTCGAGAATTCTTCGAGATCGGCCTCTCTCAAGGCTGCGACAGCGGGTTTTTCGGACGTGCGGTGTGTGGACCGGGTGCTCTCGGGTTTGTTTTCGGAATGCCACGGCATAACGGATGCCGCAGTGTGCAGTGTTGTGCCGGCGCTGACGGATCTTTTCCTGAGCCGTCTTGCCGGACGGCTCTCCGGCTCCGTTCTTGAAATTTCCTGCGCCCTTTCCCTGCCTTTCACGCTCGATTATCGTCCGCCCGAAGCGTTTGGGGCCGACCGGCTTGCCCTTTGCGCCCATGTCCGCCATTCATGGCCGAAAGAGGCTGTGATTGCGCTCGATATCGGCACGGCCATGACCTGCGATGTGGTAAGCTCATCGGGAGACTATCTCGGCGGCATGATCCTGCCCGGGATCGATCTGATGACTTCGGCCCTTCACGACAGGACGGCGAAGCTGCCGAAGGTCGATATTTCCGGTCCCGCGCCGATCCTTGGCAGGTCGACGGAGGAGTGTATCCGGAGCGGTGTCTTCTGGGGCGCCGTCAAGCAGGCTGAAGGGCTGGTGTCCGTTGTGAGGCGGTTCCTCGTGAAGGAGCAGGGGGTGACCTCGTTCAGGGTGCTCGCCACCGGCGGCAGCTGCCGGCTGATCGCATCCGCCATGGAGGACCCTCCCGAGATCGACGAGGACGCCGTACTCAATGGAGCACGGGTGCTGATGGAGATGAATATGGGGAAGTGTTGA
- a CDS encoding secondary thiamine-phosphate synthase enzyme YjbQ — protein sequence MKSFYKEIWMDVPERMGFVNITRDVEAALAESGIREGLCLVNAMHITASVFINDDEPGLHSDYKRWLEELAPHAPLSRYRHNLTGEDNGDAHHKRQIMGREVVVAVTEGQLHFGTWEQIFYGEFDGRRRKRILVKIIGE from the coding sequence ATGAAATCTTTTTACAAGGAAATCTGGATGGACGTCCCGGAAAGAATGGGATTCGTCAACATCACCCGTGACGTGGAAGCCGCCCTGGCCGAAAGCGGCATACGCGAAGGTCTCTGCCTGGTCAATGCGATGCACATCACCGCTTCGGTTTTCATCAACGACGACGAACCGGGCCTTCACAGCGATTACAAACGGTGGCTCGAAGAACTCGCCCCGCATGCTCCCCTCAGCCGATACCGCCACAATCTTACCGGTGAGGATAACGGCGACGCGCACCACAAACGGCAGATCATGGGCCGCGAGGTCGTCGTGGCCGTCACGGAAGGACAACTGCATTTCGGAACGTGGGAACAGATTTTCTATGGTGAATTCGACGGCAGGAGAAGAAAGCGCATACTTGTGAAAATCATTGGCGAATGA
- a CDS encoding Lrp/AsnC family transcriptional regulator: protein MSGHLDLIDLKIIEAMGENGRIRLSELAEVVGLSIPSVSERLDKLQRKGIVKQFTTLVDERQLGFDIQAFVWVRIDSSKHYKPFMEHVLREEEIMECYAVTGEGSHVLRVMTHNTASLEQLLSRIQSWPGVLGTNTSFVLSQIKRNTRMSSDIVRRNLLDRQVLTTFDEKKSRK from the coding sequence ATGTCCGGACATCTCGATCTGATCGATCTGAAAATCATCGAAGCAATGGGGGAGAACGGCCGCATACGATTGAGCGAACTTGCCGAGGTCGTGGGGCTGTCGATTCCTTCTGTAAGCGAGCGTCTCGACAAGCTCCAGAGGAAGGGGATTGTCAAGCAGTTCACGACGCTGGTGGACGAGCGGCAGCTCGGCTTCGATATCCAGGCGTTCGTCTGGGTAAGGATAGATTCCTCGAAGCATTACAAGCCGTTCATGGAACATGTGCTTCGCGAGGAAGAGATCATGGAGTGCTACGCCGTTACCGGCGAGGGTTCGCACGTGCTGCGGGTCATGACGCACAATACGGCTTCTCTGGAACAACTGCTTTCCAGGATCCAGAGCTGGCCGGGAGTGCTCGGCACGAATACCAGCTTCGTGCTTTCGCAGATCAAGCGGAACACTCGCATGAGTTCCGACATCGTTCGCAGGAACCTGCTCGACCGGCAGGTGCTGACGACGTTCGATGAAAAGAAATCGAGAAAATAA